The Thalassotalea psychrophila genome window below encodes:
- the gorA gene encoding glutathione-disulfide reductase: protein MTQHFDYIALGAGSGGIASINRAAMHGKKCALIEAKALGGTCVNVGCVPKKVMWYAGQIADAVHYSQDYGFDLTAGKLNWAKLVESREAYISRIHQSYDSGLAKNNVTVINGFGKFIDKNTIEVNGETYTADNILIATGGRPSVPNIPGAELGITSDGFFALKEQPKRVAVVGAGYIAVEIAGVLNALGSETTLLVRKHKPLRDFDDMMSDTLVEIMAKEGPTLKTHCTPKELIKNADNSLTLELENGEAITVDAVIWAIGREPATDNINIAATGIELNSRGFIDTDKYQNTSIANIYAVGDNTGRAQLTPVAVAAGRRLSERLFNGKTDEHLDYNLIPTVVFSHPTIGTIGLTEQQAVASFGDEDVTVYTSQFTSMYTAVTQHRQPCRMKLICQGKNEKIVGMHCIGLGSDEMLQGFAVAVKMGATKADFDNTVAIHPTAAEEFVTMR, encoded by the coding sequence ATGACTCAACATTTTGATTATATCGCCCTTGGCGCTGGCAGTGGTGGTATTGCATCAATAAATAGAGCTGCAATGCACGGTAAAAAGTGTGCATTAATAGAAGCTAAAGCTTTGGGCGGCACTTGCGTTAACGTTGGTTGTGTTCCTAAAAAGGTCATGTGGTACGCCGGACAAATTGCCGACGCGGTACATTACTCACAAGACTACGGCTTTGATTTAACCGCAGGAAAGCTAAATTGGGCAAAACTGGTAGAAAGTCGTGAAGCCTATATTTCTCGTATTCATCAGTCGTATGACAGTGGCCTTGCCAAGAATAACGTGACCGTGATCAACGGCTTTGGTAAGTTTATCGATAAAAACACCATAGAAGTTAATGGTGAAACCTATACTGCTGACAATATTTTAATTGCCACTGGTGGTCGACCAAGTGTGCCAAACATTCCAGGCGCCGAACTTGGTATAACCTCTGATGGTTTCTTTGCGTTAAAAGAACAACCTAAACGCGTTGCAGTAGTTGGCGCGGGTTATATTGCAGTTGAAATTGCAGGTGTATTAAATGCGCTAGGCAGTGAAACAACATTATTGGTACGCAAACATAAGCCTTTACGTGATTTTGATGACATGATGTCAGATACCTTAGTTGAGATCATGGCTAAAGAAGGACCCACGCTTAAAACGCATTGCACACCAAAAGAGCTAATTAAAAATGCTGACAATAGCCTAACGCTTGAACTTGAAAATGGCGAAGCGATAACGGTAGATGCTGTTATTTGGGCCATTGGCCGTGAGCCTGCAACCGATAATATTAATATCGCCGCTACAGGTATTGAATTAAACTCGCGCGGATTTATTGATACCGACAAATACCAAAATACTAGCATAGCTAATATTTATGCTGTGGGTGACAACACTGGCCGTGCACAACTTACTCCAGTAGCAGTAGCTGCAGGACGTCGTTTATCTGAGCGTTTATTTAATGGTAAAACCGATGAGCACTTAGACTACAACCTGATACCTACAGTAGTATTTTCACACCCAACTATTGGTACTATTGGATTAACAGAGCAACAAGCTGTCGCTTCATTTGGCGATGAAGATGTTACTGTATATACGTCGCAGTTTACTTCTATGTATACGGCTGTTACTCAACATCGTCAGCCTTGTCGAATGAAACTAATATGCCAAGGTAAGAACGAAAAAATTGTTGGCATGCATTGTATAGGTTTGGGCAGTGATGAAATGCTGCAAGGTTTTGCCGTCGCTGTAAAAATGGGCGCAACCAAAGCAGATTTTGACAATACTGTTGCAATTCACCCTACGGCAGCAGAAGAATTCGTTACCATGCGCTAA